The Oculatellaceae cyanobacterium DNA segment AAATGCAAAGCGATTTCCGTTGGGATAGATGCCTGCTACGACAGCCATTGGAGTAACTTGTTGCAATGTTCCCTGTAGGACATTCCAGATGCGGACTCCTGATTGCAACTTGTTAGACATTCCACTGATACTTGTGGCAAGGAGGCGACTATTTGGGCTGAACTCAACCTGACACAATGGGGTGTCAGTGCTTTGAATCGGGTGATTTTGAATGGGTCTTGCCCACCGTGATTGCCCAGTCTTGAGATTCCAAACTAACAGTTCGATATTGCGCTTAGTTGAGGTTGGAGCATTGCCTGAATACATCAGACCTGCCGCAAATTGCCCATCAGGACTGAGCGCAACATCACAGAAGGTGAAACTAGGCGTTGCACTCCAGGCTGAAATACGTTTGCCGCTCGTCAAGTCCCACAGTTCAGCAGATCGCTCATTGGCACCATTTGTGAATAACGTTTTGCCATCTTTACTAAATTTGAATTTGGTGGCACTCGTCGGCAAAGATATGCGTAGCTTTGGATTTGACCAGGATTTTGTAGGGGCTGTCTTCTTTTGTGTGGTTTTAGAGGAGTTGGGCTTGGCACTAATTGCGCTACTGGGAATCTGCTGTGCAAGTGTCTGTGGTGCGAACGCACAACTTATCAATACTGACAACAATACTGCTTTCATTGTAAATTTCATCTCTATTGGTTTGATAGTTTGTGCTTATGATGGGATGCAGACAGGATACGTGCATTCTTAGCGCATTACTCTTTGTAGTTGTAGTGAGTTAATTTTGATCCTGTATTCTCTATAAAGACAAACACGCTAGATTGTAGGATTCCAAACTACCGTGCCTGTCTTATCTATATAGCCCCACTTATTGTCAACCACTATTGCTGCCAGCCCTTCTCTGAAAGGAACGGCATAAGAAAAAGTCGGCTTAATGATAATTTCCCCTGTTTTATCTATAAAGCCAACCTGATTGCCAACTTTTATTGCTGCCAGCCCTTCCGAGAAGGTAGAGGCATTATCGAAAGTCGGTTTAATGACTATCTGCCCTGACTGGTCAATAAAGCCCAACTTAGAGCCAACCCTTATTAGTGCCAGCCCTTCAGAGAATGAAGAAACATCATCGAAAGTCGGTTTGATGACAATTTGCCCTGACGAGTTTATCAAGCCCCACTTAGAATTAACCACTATTTGCGCCAGCCCTTCTTTGAAATCAAAGGCAGAATTGAACTGGGGCTTGATAACCACCTTTCCCGTCTTGTTAATATAGCCGTACTTAGAACTAACCACTATTTGTGCCAACCCTTCAGAGAAGTCAGAGGCAGAATTGAACTGGGGCTTGATAACAACCTGTCCCGTCTTGTTGATAAAGCCCAACTTAGAGCCAACTTTTATTTGTGCCAGCCCTTCCGAGAACGGAGAGGCATTATCGAAAGTCGGTTTGATGACTATCTGCCCTGACTTGTTAATAAAGCCCCACTTAGAGGCAACCCTTATTTGTGCCAGCCCTTCTTTGAAGGGAGAAACACCATCGAAAGTCGGTTTAATGACAATTTGCCCTGACGAGTTTATCAAACCCCACTTAGAGCCAACTTTTATTAGTGCCAGCCCTTCATGGAAGCTCCAAGCTTGATCAAACCTTGGTTTAATAACTACCTGCCCTGAGTTGTCTATATAGCCGTATTTATTGCCAAGCTTGATTTTTATTAGTCCTTCCTGGAATTCCCACAAAGCCTCATGATACTCAAAAGTCGGTTTGATCACTACCTGCCCCGTTTTGTCAATAAAGCCCCACTTACCGTTTTGCACAATAGGAAACAGCGTTTTTGTAGCGATATTTTTAGCAACTGTTGAACTGACAACTTGCTGCTTGTTAGTAGTAGCTGATACCTGCATTGATAGCTGACTGCAAGCGCCATTCAAGCCTAAAATGAAGAGAACTATCAATATTTTCGGATATTTCAATCGACTTGAAAGCAATATGTTGGTCATTATCTTTACTTAATAAATTCTGTTAAAAATAACTTTAGTTACAGCAGCTTGATACTGGTAAATTGTTACTCTACGGTATACTTCATGAGCTAAAAGCAATTTACGCAAACTTATAAATTTTGGTATGCAGTTTAGTTCTCTCACTTTCTATCAACAAATAGTTAGGACGATCTCCCTAACTTTATAGAGACAGGCAAAAAGAAGGTTAATTTTACACTCTTCTTTCAGTATTACCATCGCACAACCAAAATCTGTAAAATCCCACCCTGAAAAGATCAGGGTAGGATACTGAATTGACCATGATAGAAAACTCGCTCTTTTGCTATCAATTACCTACTTGCTACAGTCGAATCACTGGTGAGATAAATGTGTCCTAAAGCTTTACCGTTGTATGTGCGTTTAGCTAACCGCCAATCAGTATCTAAATTGATTTTGACAAATCCTTCACCAATACCATTGCTTCTACCGAGTTCAATCGGTTGAGCATTAAAATCTCTTGATTTAGTGCCTAGCAGCACCAGTTGATTACCACGCTGTACGATATCGAAATTATACTGCGCCCCTAAATCAACACCTGATTGCCGCATTGAATAACCGTTACTATCAGTAAACCGTCCACAAATGCCAGTAAAGTCAAAGTTTAATAATAACGGCTTAACTGTACTGCCACTTTCAGCCCAACACGCTCTTTTGTTGGATAGTTGCTGCAAAATCACCAGCTGATAACGATTTCCACTTAACGGTGCAGCCACAACGACAAATTGATTTTGAGCAACTTCTTGTTGACCAAACAAGGAAGAACCTACAGGTCTGGGTGCGATCGCTTGTGAATTATTATTGTTTAGATAACCTGGTGTGGCATTAATGGGATTGACAGCAATTGGTTTAACAGTTGGTTTCTTGGCTACAACTGGTTTCCTGGCTGTAACACGCTTTTTAGCTGTAACGCGCTTTTTAGCTTTACGAACTTTGGTTTTAGAAACAGCCTTGGCATAACTTGGTGAAGTAAGTACGAAAGAATCCATCACCATACTTCCAGTTACGCCGATTAATAAAGCTGAAGCGACAACAACTTTAAGAGGTAATTTAGTTGCAATGGATTTAACAGAATTGACGATAGAAGAGAATGTATTATTGGTAGCGTCTGTAAGTTTCATTTTTGTGTGGGGAGTCACTGAATTCGATTGATTTCAGTATTTCCTGATTACCCCAACAAATGAGGTGAGTAGTTACCACTTTCTCTATGCGTCTACCATTTAGTTCTTTTCAACCTGAGTTTTTGGTTAAAAGTAGTAATCGAATAGCGGTCAGTTAGACAAGTGATTTTTTGAGATGGCAAGGGTTGACCTTGGTTCAATTTCCATAACTCTTAAAGTCTTTGACCTGCCTAACTTTTATCTTGTTCCGCCACCTTACCCTTTGTCAGAAAAACCTGTGATGCGCGTTCGTAGCAAGAGAAATTACAGACGTGAGTTAATAATGGCGAACCCTAAAGTCAGCGCAAGCTATCGCCCAAGTAGTGCAAAGCGTTCTGAGTTAACCCTCACAGCAATGTTTATGATCATATCAAACAGCCTGTATAGTCCTTGCCTACAGGCTTTGAGCTTCGTTAACCTTAAGATATTCCTGTAGAACTTTGCCGAAAAGAATATAAGGGAATACAAATAGTCTCAACGATTTATCAAGCTTTCAACAGCATTGGATAATACGACAAGTTTAATTAGAGCCTATCGGCTCTCTGTTAATAGAGTAAAAAGCTGCTATCGCAGTCAATACAAGGCTGTAACTTTATCACTTTTCACTTTAAAATTGAGCGCTTGAGTTCACTTTTAACAATTGAGCGTACAGTAATTACATTAGTTGCAATACAACAGGGTAGTAATATGTCATAAACTGTAAAGCAACAGGGGATTGAGAATACAAGAGCGATGTGTTTGCTCAAATCAAAATTTATGCTGATTTCCACTCTAGAGGCAACAGATCTCAAGCTATTTTACAGTTATTAGAAACTGGTTTGAATGCTGTCAGTACTCAGCCAAGTGAGCCACTGCAAGATAATGTGTTGCAACGTCTAACAGTAATGGAAACTTCCTTGGGGGAGTTAAGCGCCACCAGAGATTAAGCTGGCTCTCTCAGGCAACTGATTGAAGGGTTGGAAGCTCTGCGCGATAGTATTCTGTCAGGGCTGAAGTTAGGAAAACAAGCACCTGGGTATAAAGCTGCACAAAAAGCCTTGGATCACTTTATTAGTCAATTAACTGGCGGTACTTAGATTACAAAATTGGCAATGTAATAATTTAAATTACTTACCAATCAAGCCTAAAAATAGGGGATTGAGTAGTAAATAAATATTAGGTTGCCCCTGGTTGCACTTTTCTTCTATTTACTTTGTGTAATAACAGCGCGCGCTCATCACCTTAGATCAGATTGTTAGAAGCAACATTTTTGGGATATCTAAATTTTCGACTGTGACGATTGCTACAAAATCAAACTGCTTCTCAAGAGTGTAGGTAGGGTTATCCCCTCTGTCCTATTGTGATTTTACCAATTGAAGTAGCGATGTCCCTGAGCAAAACCTTGCCCATCTCAGATTTAGTCCGCCACCTGCGACAGCATCTCAACCTGTCTCAAGAGAAGTTTGCTGCCAAATTGGGAGTTTCATTCAAAACAGTGAATCGGTGGGAACGAGGGCATAGTGTACCCTCACCAATGGCACTGAAGCTAATTGAAGATTTATTGGAATCGCTCGGCGAACCTGGAAAAGCTTTATTGAAACAATACTTCCCAGGGAGAGAAGATGTCTGAAGCAGTGCCATCTTCCCGTTTAGACGATATTTTGATCACAGCGGCGTTAGCTGAACGGTCGCCCAGAACCCCTAATTTACAGGCGGAAATTGAATCTCTCCATAAGCTAGCGAGGCAACTGGCAGAGCAGCCCCAAGCGATGCTCAAGACTCTGGTGACGATAGCGAAAGAGCTTTGCCAAGCAGGAACCGCCGGAGTGAGCTTACTAGAAGTAACGGACGACTCTGAAGAAATCTTTCGCTTTTGTGCGATCTCTGGGGCGTTAGCAGACTATGAAGGAGAAACAGCGCCAAGGTTTAGTCCCTGCGGCACCTGCCTAGACTGCCAAGCTCCTCAACTTTATTCCTATCCTGAGCGATATTTTACCTACTTACAGTCCGAGAAACCGACGATAGTTGAGAGTCTAGTCATTCCGTTAATAGGTGATCACAAGGCGCTAGGCGCAATCTGGATCGTGTCGCATGATGAAGCGCGACAATTTGATGCCGAAGACGTGCGGATTATGACCAGCCTCGCTGACTTTACCGCTGCTGCCCTGCAAAGTATTCATCTGCGTCAAACGGCTCAAGTTGCATGGCAGCGTGAGCAAGCTGCCCGTATTGAAGCTGATGCTACCCGTCAAGCACTGAATGAATCAGCCCAACGAGCCATTGATATTCTAGAAAGTATTACAGATGCCTTTGTGTGTGTTGATCACCAATGGCGAATTACCTATGTCAATCAGGAAGCATCTCGGTTAACCAAGCTGCAACCAGAAGAAATGATTGGTAAGTCGCATCAGGAATTGCCACCCTGGGTAATCGGTACGCTCATGGAGCAAACTAAAAAGCGGATTGCGGCGGAACTAGGTGCGACACATTTTGAAGCGTTTGATCAATTGAGTTCAATGTGGCTAGAAATCCATGCCTATCCCTGTAAGGTAGGGTTTAATATTTATTTTCGAGACATTACTGAGCGTAAACAGGACAACGTTAAACGCCAGCAAGCAGAATCCACCTTGCGCGAAAGTGAATTCCGCTTTCAGATGATTGTCGAAAGTGCGAAAGATTTTGCCATCTTTACGCTTGACCTTAATGGCATAGTCACAAGCTGGAATTCTGGAGCCGAGAGGTTGTTAGGCTACAAAGAGGCAGAAATTATCGGTCATTCCAGTTACATTCTTTTTACACCAGAAGATAATGCGACTGAACGACCTATGAAGGAAATCCAGACCTCTCTTTTAGAGGGACGAGCAGAGGATGACATTTGGCACGTTCGCTCTAATGGCAGCCGTTTGTTTGCCAATGGCTTGATGATGCCGTTGCAGGATCAAGCAGGTAACGTTCAGGGACTGGTTAAGATTCTGCGAGATATGACCGAAGCGCATCAAGCACAGGAGCGTCAGCAGTTTTTGTCACAAGCCAGTACAGTGCTGACAGAGACAATTGATTACAAAACCACGTTAGTTAATATTGCGCGGTTGGCAGTGCCGTTTCTGGCTGACTATTGCTTCTTTGATATCCTCAACATCAATCATACTATCGAACGAGTTGGCTGGCATCACCGCGATCCGGCTCTTGTAGCCTGGTTTGAGCAATTACAGCACTATGTGCCACACTCAGACGATGAAAACCACCCGATTACGAAAGTGATCTTCACTGGCAACGCCAACTTTGTGCCTGACGTTACCCAGGCATGGATGCAAGCCGCAGCCACCAGTGCCGACCATTTGCAATTTATGCAAGGGTGTCAACTGCGATCGCTAATCACTGTCCCTTTGATTGCTCATGGTCGTAGACATGGAGCGTTAACCGTTTGCTTAACCGCAGACTCAAATCGCCAATATAATGCGGCAGATTTGGCTCTGGCAGAAGAATTAGGGCATCGGGCAGCATTGGCATTAGACAATGCCCGTTTATATCAGCAGGCGCAGTCAGCCAACCAAATGAAAGATGAGTTTTTGGCAGTGTTATCCCATGAGTTGCGCTCACCACTCAACCCAATTCTGGGTTGGCTTCAAATGCTCCGCAGAGGTAGTTTAGACGCTGCCAAAACCGCAAAAGCCTTGGAAATTATCGAGCGTAATGCCAAACTGCAAGCCCAACTGGTTGAAGATCTGCTGGATGTCTCCCGCATCCTGCGTGGCAAGCTCCATCTCAATCTAGGGCCAGTCAATTTGGCGACCATCATTCAAGCCGCTATTGAAACTGTTAATTTAGCAGCCCAAGCTAAATCAATTGAGATCAACACAACACTAGATTCTCCAATTCCAGTGATTTTGGGAGATGCCGCTCGGTTACAGCAAGTCCTTTGGAATCTCCTCTCCAATGCCGTTAAGTTCGCACCCGAAAGAAAGCGGGTTGAAGTGCGGTGTTGTCAGCTTGATAGCCAAGCTCAGATCACGGTGAGTGACACAGGCGTTGGTATTCCTCACAGCTTTTTGCCTTATGTGTTTGACTACTTCCGACAAGCCGATGAAGCAACTACCCGCCGATTTGGGGGACTGGGTTTAGGGTTGGCGCTGGTGCGTCAAATTGTTGAGGCGCATGGTGGAACGGTGTGGGCAGAAAGCCCTGGTGAAGGACAGGGTGCAATTTTCACGGTGAGATTGCCGCTAATACCTGCCCAAACCAACAAGGGGCAAGATAGTCAAATAAAAGAGGGTGCTTTTGATTTACAGGGTACTCAAATTTTAGTTGTGGATAATGAGCCGGATGCTTTAGAGTTTGTCGCCTTTGTATTGGAGCAAGCTGGAGCCAATGTTATTACAGCTACTTCGGCAGATGAAGCGTTGGCACTCTTCATCCAATCTCCACCCGATGTGCTGGTTAGTGATATTGGAATGCCCAATACTGATGGCTATATGCTGATGCAGCAGGTGCGACTCTTTGAGGAGAAACAACGCGAATCGCTTTCACTCAACCATCGTAGACAGGTCAGCGCGATCGCACTCACCGCTTATGCCGGAGACATCTATTCTCAGCAGGCAATGGCCGCAGGGTTTCAACGGCATCTTGCCAAACCCGTTGATCCACTTGTGTTAGTCAAGACAATTGCTGCTCTGGTGAAGCAAAGCCGATAGTTTTAATCCACTCTGAGTTACCAATGACTTACTTGGGTCTACAGCTTTTTTACTGCATGGCCAAGGGATGTTGATGGAAATGAATCACTAGGTAATCTACGAGTGGATTGAGTAGCTGTTACAGTTTCAGCTAGTGTTTCTACTGCTGGTGTAGCTTCTCAAAATGGCAGTTGAGCCAAGATTCTTAATGCTCCTCAAACGCCGTCACCTTTGGTAACTGGATAATAAAGCTTGTCCCCTTGCCCTCTGCACTTTCAACCCCAAGTGTCCCTTGATGCGCTTCAGTAATGCTCTTGGCCAAAAATAATCCTAATCCCCAGCCAGTTTGCTCTTCAGCACAGATGGTTCGACGAAATTGTTGAAATAGGATTGATTGAGCGTCTAGGGCAATGGGATTGCCTTCATTATGGATAGTCAGGTTGATCTGCGTTTCAGTTTGCTGGAGCGTAAGTGTAATCGGCGTATTAGGAGCGCCATACTTCACAGCGTTAATTGCTAAATTTTCAATCACTCGTTGTATTTGTTTACGGCTGCATTTCGTTTTGATCTCAGAATCAGAAATCACAACAAACCGCTCTCCATAAGCGAAGTTCAAATCCTCTGCTACCTCATGAACTAGCACCTCTAAATCGCATTCAACAAATTCCATCTTTAAGCTCTGTCCTGTCCGCAGCCGACTCGCATCAAGCAGATTTTGAATCATCGAATCTAGCCGATTGACCGCAGCAAGCATCCTCGTCGCCACATCAGCATGGGTATCTCCTCGTTCCAGCCGCCGTAGAGTTAGTTGAGTTCCCATTTTTACGACATTAAGAGGCCCTCTGAGGTCGTGAGTTAGAGTCACCATAAATAGCTCTTGAATATCTTGCAGCGTCGCGGAGAATTGAGTGGCCGCGTCATTAACGGATTGCTCAATAGAGCGGATAATAATATCTCGATCCTGCACTCCTAAAGGTGCTTCTTCTTCTAAAACTTGAAAGATTACTTCACGCAGGAGGTGATACTCGAAGATCAGGTGACTCATGGAGTAGTCAGCATACCCCGCCCGTTCATGCCCATGCAACTTGCCAATCCGCGTACTTTCTACCTCGTCGGCTGTGATGCGGGCAGATGTTCTGACAATTCTATTTGAGAGTTCATCTACCAGTTGGTTTAAATACAGAGGTAGCGAATCTTGCAAGACCAGAGAATTTTGATGCGCTGATGCACTGACTTGATCACGCGCCCGCTTCTCCCAGAT contains these protein-coding regions:
- a CDS encoding WD40 repeat domain-containing protein, with the protein product MKAVLLSVLISCAFAPQTLAQQIPSSAISAKPNSSKTTQKKTAPTKSWSNPKLRISLPTSATKFKFSKDGKTLFTNGANERSAELWDLTSGKRISAWSATPSFTFCDVALSPDGQFAAGLMYSGNAPTSTKRNIELLVWNLKTGQSRWARPIQNHPIQSTDTPLCQVEFSPNSRLLATSISGMSNKLQSGVRIWNVLQGTLQQVTPMAVVAGIYPNGNRFAFSPDSSVLGVVTLVNGNSQLHLWNLSARKLQAKLQSVHEGNLLSISDIVFSPNQQDVIVFSSDGGIFSYIHRWQIKTGKLQRSLRLTIDRTASLLALSPDSQTYVYGSDVIGYYIGNFQTNRSFPFPQALSPTFSSTRVVFSPDGQQMAIENNDQTIKVIH
- a CDS encoding WG repeat-containing protein, whose translation is MTNILLSSRLKYPKILIVLFILGLNGACSQLSMQVSATTNKQQVVSSTVAKNIATKTLFPIVQNGKWGFIDKTGQVVIKPTFEYHEALWEFQEGLIKIKLGNKYGYIDNSGQVVIKPRFDQAWSFHEGLALIKVGSKWGLINSSGQIVIKPTFDGVSPFKEGLAQIRVASKWGFINKSGQIVIKPTFDNASPFSEGLAQIKVGSKLGFINKTGQVVIKPQFNSASDFSEGLAQIVVSSKYGYINKTGKVVIKPQFNSAFDFKEGLAQIVVNSKWGLINSSGQIVIKPTFDDVSSFSEGLALIRVGSKLGFIDQSGQIVIKPTFDNASTFSEGLAAIKVGNQVGFIDKTGEIIIKPTFSYAVPFREGLAAIVVDNKWGYIDKTGTVVWNPTI
- a CDS encoding DUF3747 domain-containing protein; this encodes MKLTDATNNTFSSIVNSVKSIATKLPLKVVVASALLIGVTGSMVMDSFVLTSPSYAKAVSKTKVRKAKKRVTAKKRVTARKPVVAKKPTVKPIAVNPINATPGYLNNNNSQAIAPRPVGSSLFGQQEVAQNQFVVVAAPLSGNRYQLVILQQLSNKRACWAESGSTVKPLLLNFDFTGICGRFTDSNGYSMRQSGVDLGAQYNFDIVQRGNQLVLLGTKSRDFNAQPIELGRSNGIGEGFVKINLDTDWRLAKRTYNGKALGHIYLTSDSTVASR
- a CDS encoding helix-turn-helix domain-containing protein: MSLSKTLPISDLVRHLRQHLNLSQEKFAAKLGVSFKTVNRWERGHSVPSPMALKLIEDLLESLGEPGKALLKQYFPGREDV
- a CDS encoding PAS domain S-box protein, producing MSEAVPSSRLDDILITAALAERSPRTPNLQAEIESLHKLARQLAEQPQAMLKTLVTIAKELCQAGTAGVSLLEVTDDSEEIFRFCAISGALADYEGETAPRFSPCGTCLDCQAPQLYSYPERYFTYLQSEKPTIVESLVIPLIGDHKALGAIWIVSHDEARQFDAEDVRIMTSLADFTAAALQSIHLRQTAQVAWQREQAARIEADATRQALNESAQRAIDILESITDAFVCVDHQWRITYVNQEASRLTKLQPEEMIGKSHQELPPWVIGTLMEQTKKRIAAELGATHFEAFDQLSSMWLEIHAYPCKVGFNIYFRDITERKQDNVKRQQAESTLRESEFRFQMIVESAKDFAIFTLDLNGIVTSWNSGAERLLGYKEAEIIGHSSYILFTPEDNATERPMKEIQTSLLEGRAEDDIWHVRSNGSRLFANGLMMPLQDQAGNVQGLVKILRDMTEAHQAQERQQFLSQASTVLTETIDYKTTLVNIARLAVPFLADYCFFDILNINHTIERVGWHHRDPALVAWFEQLQHYVPHSDDENHPITKVIFTGNANFVPDVTQAWMQAAATSADHLQFMQGCQLRSLITVPLIAHGRRHGALTVCLTADSNRQYNAADLALAEELGHRAALALDNARLYQQAQSANQMKDEFLAVLSHELRSPLNPILGWLQMLRRGSLDAAKTAKALEIIERNAKLQAQLVEDLLDVSRILRGKLHLNLGPVNLATIIQAAIETVNLAAQAKSIEINTTLDSPIPVILGDAARLQQVLWNLLSNAVKFAPERKRVEVRCCQLDSQAQITVSDTGVGIPHSFLPYVFDYFRQADEATTRRFGGLGLGLALVRQIVEAHGGTVWAESPGEGQGAIFTVRLPLIPAQTNKGQDSQIKEGAFDLQGTQILVVDNEPDALEFVAFVLEQAGANVITATSADEALALFIQSPPDVLVSDIGMPNTDGYMLMQQVRLFEEKQRESLSLNHRRQVSAIALTAYAGDIYSQQAMAAGFQRHLAKPVDPLVLVKTIAALVKQSR
- a CDS encoding HAMP domain-containing sensor histidine kinase, with amino-acid sequence MPSQQPLRKNSEVMSNQASDRLKQNAEKIMRIWEKRARDQVSASAHQNSLVLQDSLPLYLNQLVDELSNRIVRTSARITADEVESTRIGKLHGHERAGYADYSMSHLIFEYHLLREVIFQVLEEEAPLGVQDRDIIIRSIEQSVNDAATQFSATLQDIQELFMVTLTHDLRGPLNVVKMGTQLTLRRLERGDTHADVATRMLAAVNRLDSMIQNLLDASRLRTGQSLKMEFVECDLEVLVHEVAEDLNFAYGERFVVISDSEIKTKCSRKQIQRVIENLAINAVKYGAPNTPITLTLQQTETQINLTIHNEGNPIALDAQSILFQQFRRTICAEEQTGWGLGLFLAKSITEAHQGTLGVESAEGKGTSFIIQLPKVTAFEEH